The Rhodococcus triatomae genome includes a window with the following:
- a CDS encoding GNAT family N-acetyltransferase, giving the protein MTVDVRPGTRSDVPELSRILAEAFHDDPMMVWIVPDADDRPRRLAGLFSAVTRYHHLGGGGVEVAVDGDGRVGGVTLWDPPGRWKQSTWSMLRMGPAMWRALGSRMKAGSEAERALEAVHPEEPHWYLSAIGTGAAARGGGFGKALLTSRLDRCDREGVPAYLESSNVANLPYYERFGFELVREVAIPGGGPSFYPMWRNPR; this is encoded by the coding sequence ATGACGGTTGACGTGCGTCCAGGGACGCGATCCGACGTGCCGGAGCTCTCCAGGATCCTCGCCGAGGCCTTCCACGACGATCCGATGATGGTGTGGATCGTGCCCGACGCCGACGATCGCCCGCGCCGGCTGGCCGGGTTGTTCTCGGCGGTGACCCGATACCACCACCTGGGCGGCGGCGGTGTGGAGGTCGCGGTCGACGGCGACGGTCGGGTCGGCGGAGTCACGCTGTGGGATCCGCCGGGGCGCTGGAAGCAGTCCACCTGGTCGATGCTGCGGATGGGGCCGGCGATGTGGCGTGCTCTGGGTTCTCGGATGAAGGCGGGGAGCGAGGCCGAGCGTGCCCTCGAGGCCGTGCACCCGGAGGAGCCGCACTGGTATCTGTCGGCGATCGGCACCGGGGCCGCCGCTCGCGGCGGAGGGTTCGGCAAGGCGTTGCTCACCTCGCGGCTTGATCGGTGCGACCGGGAAGGGGTGCCCGCGTACCTCGAATCCAGCAATGTGGCGAACCTGCCGTACTACGAGCGGTTCGGTTTCGAGCTGGTGCGGGAGGTCGCGATCCCCGGGGGCGGGCCGTCGTTCTACCCGATGTGGCGAAACCCGCGCTGA
- a CDS encoding valine--tRNA ligase, whose translation MTSAAPHTPNDAVDLPKSWDPSAVEADLYQGWVDAGYFTADASSDKPGYSIVLPPPNVTGSLHMGHALDHTLMDALCRRKRMQGFEVLWLPGMDHAGIATQTIVEKQLAAAGKSKEDLGREAFVEKVWEWKRESGGQIQGQMRRIGDGVDWSRDRFTMDDGLSRAVQTIFKRLYDDGLIYRAERLVNWSPVLQTAISDIEVKFEEVEGELVSLRYGSLSDDEPHVIVATTRVETMLGDTAVAVHPEDERYRNLVGTTLEHPLTGRRIPIIADEYVDPEFGTGAVKITPAHDPNDFEMGVRHELPMPTIMDKSGKIADTGTEFDGLDRFEARVKVREALAEQGRVVAEKRPYLHSVGHSERSGETIEPRLSMQWWVKVDELAKAAGDAVRTGDTVIHPASQEPRWFAWVDNMHDWTISRQLWWGHRIPIWYGPAGEVECFGPDETPPAGWEQDPDVLDTWFSSGLWPFSTMGWPDATAELEKFYPTSVLVTGYDILFFWVARMMMFGTYVGQDEAVTARPEGAPDEGATVPFRDVFLHGLVRDQYGKKMSKSRGNGIDPLDWVDRFGADALRFTLARGANPGADLSVGEDHAQSSRNFANKLFNATKFALMNGAAPGDLAPRESLTDADRWILDRLEQVRGEVDGAFDRYEFSKACEALYHFAWDEVCDWYLEIAKVQFSGEARAETTRVVLGNVLDALLRLLHPVIPFVTETLWKVLTGGESVVIASWPQPSGVEADPVAAQRIQDVQRLVTEVRRFRSDQGLKPSQKVPARLVGVDDADLSAQLPVIASLVRLTEPGEGFTPSAAVEVRVGGATVTVELDTSGTVDVGAEIARLKKDLAVAEKELATTSGKLGNEAFLAKAPDAVVDKIRTRQQVAREEIERIGARLGELAETKAR comes from the coding sequence GTGACCAGTGCAGCTCCCCATACCCCGAACGACGCCGTCGACCTGCCCAAGAGCTGGGACCCCAGCGCGGTGGAGGCCGATCTCTATCAGGGGTGGGTCGACGCCGGTTACTTCACCGCGGACGCGAGCAGCGACAAGCCCGGCTATTCCATCGTGCTGCCGCCACCGAACGTGACGGGCAGCCTGCACATGGGGCACGCGCTCGACCACACGCTCATGGATGCCCTCTGCCGGCGCAAGCGGATGCAGGGCTTCGAGGTCCTGTGGCTTCCCGGCATGGATCACGCGGGGATCGCCACCCAGACGATCGTCGAGAAGCAACTCGCCGCGGCCGGAAAGAGCAAGGAAGACCTGGGGCGCGAGGCGTTCGTCGAGAAGGTCTGGGAGTGGAAGCGCGAATCCGGCGGCCAGATCCAGGGGCAGATGCGCCGGATCGGTGACGGCGTCGACTGGAGCCGTGACCGATTCACGATGGACGACGGACTGTCCCGCGCGGTGCAGACGATCTTCAAACGCCTCTACGACGACGGCCTCATCTACCGAGCCGAACGCCTGGTCAACTGGTCTCCGGTGCTGCAGACGGCCATCTCCGACATCGAGGTCAAGTTCGAGGAGGTCGAGGGCGAGCTGGTGTCGCTGCGCTACGGCTCGCTCAGCGACGACGAGCCGCACGTGATCGTCGCGACGACCCGTGTCGAGACGATGCTCGGTGACACCGCCGTCGCGGTCCATCCGGAGGACGAGCGGTACCGGAATCTCGTCGGCACCACGCTCGAACACCCGCTCACCGGCCGCCGGATCCCGATCATCGCCGACGAGTACGTCGACCCCGAGTTCGGTACGGGCGCGGTGAAGATCACCCCCGCCCACGATCCCAACGACTTCGAGATGGGCGTGCGACACGAGCTGCCCATGCCGACGATCATGGACAAGTCCGGCAAGATCGCCGACACCGGTACGGAATTCGACGGCCTGGACCGCTTCGAGGCCCGCGTCAAGGTGCGCGAGGCGCTCGCCGAGCAGGGGCGGGTCGTCGCCGAGAAGCGCCCCTATCTGCACAGCGTCGGCCATTCCGAGCGCAGCGGTGAGACGATCGAACCCCGGCTGTCGATGCAGTGGTGGGTCAAGGTCGACGAACTGGCGAAGGCCGCAGGTGACGCCGTGCGCACCGGTGACACCGTCATCCACCCGGCGAGCCAGGAACCGCGCTGGTTCGCCTGGGTGGACAACATGCACGACTGGACCATCTCCCGGCAGCTGTGGTGGGGCCACCGCATCCCGATCTGGTACGGGCCGGCCGGCGAGGTCGAGTGCTTCGGTCCGGACGAGACCCCGCCCGCGGGCTGGGAGCAGGATCCGGACGTGCTCGACACCTGGTTCTCCTCCGGCCTGTGGCCGTTCTCCACGATGGGATGGCCGGACGCCACTGCCGAGCTGGAGAAGTTCTACCCCACCAGCGTGCTGGTCACCGGCTACGACATCCTGTTCTTCTGGGTGGCCCGGATGATGATGTTCGGCACCTACGTCGGACAGGACGAGGCGGTCACCGCCCGGCCCGAGGGGGCGCCCGACGAGGGCGCCACGGTGCCGTTCCGGGACGTGTTCCTGCACGGCCTGGTGCGCGACCAGTACGGCAAGAAGATGTCGAAGTCGCGGGGCAACGGGATCGACCCGCTCGACTGGGTGGACCGCTTCGGTGCCGACGCCCTGCGCTTCACCCTCGCCCGTGGCGCCAATCCGGGTGCGGACCTGTCGGTGGGGGAGGACCACGCACAGAGCTCGCGCAACTTCGCGAACAAGCTGTTCAACGCCACCAAGTTCGCGCTGATGAACGGCGCGGCCCCCGGTGACCTCGCGCCGCGCGAGTCGCTCACCGACGCGGACCGCTGGATCCTCGACCGGCTCGAACAGGTCCGGGGTGAGGTCGACGGCGCCTTCGATCGCTACGAGTTCAGCAAGGCGTGCGAGGCGCTCTACCACTTCGCCTGGGACGAGGTGTGCGACTGGTACCTGGAGATCGCCAAGGTGCAGTTCTCCGGCGAGGCCCGGGCCGAGACGACCCGGGTGGTACTCGGCAACGTCCTCGATGCGTTGCTGCGACTGCTGCATCCGGTGATCCCCTTCGTCACCGAGACCCTGTGGAAGGTGCTGACCGGCGGCGAGTCGGTGGTGATCGCGTCCTGGCCGCAGCCGTCCGGCGTCGAGGCGGATCCGGTTGCCGCGCAACGTATCCAGGATGTCCAGCGGCTGGTCACCGAGGTGCGCAGGTTCCGCAGCGACCAAGGCCTCAAGCCGTCGCAGAAGGTGCCGGCGCGGCTCGTCGGGGTCGACGACGCCGACCTGTCCGCTCAGTTGCCCGTGATCGCCTCGCTCGTGCGCCTGACCGAGCCGGGAGAGGGCTTCACCCCGTCCGCGGCCGTCGAGGTGCGGGTCGGCGGCGCCACCGTCACCGTCGAACTCGACACCTCCGGGACGGTGGACGTCGGAGCCGAGATCGCGCGGCTGAAGAAGGATCTCGCGGTCGCGGAGAAGGAACTGGCGACCACCTCGGGCAAGCTGGGCAACGAGGCGTTCCTCGCGAAGGCTCCGGACGCCGTCGTCGACAAGATCCGCACCCGGCAGCAGGTGGCCCGCGAGGAGATCGAACGCATCGGGGCACGGCTCGGGGAACTCGCCGAGACGAAGGCGCGGTGA
- the fdhD gene encoding formate dehydrogenase accessory sulfurtransferase FdhD, which produces MGRITVRRPVVRVSEHGTTRRPDSLAVEEPLEIRIGGTSLSVTMRTPGHDFDLVHGFLLTESLVDSREDVAELQYCGGDAGDGNTYNVLDVVFAAGVRPVIDRHRNFLTTSACGVCGKAALDDVFTRTRHSPADDPVEVTTEALAAMPTTLRAAQRAFDATGGLHAAGLFRPDGTMLAVREDVGRHNAVDKVLGWAVREGRTPLRETVLIVSGRASFELVQKSVMAGVPVLGAVSAPSSLAVDLAERSGTTLVGFLRGHSMNIYAGEKRVTAP; this is translated from the coding sequence ATGGGCCGCATCACGGTTCGTCGTCCGGTCGTGCGGGTCTCCGAGCACGGCACGACACGCCGGCCCGATTCGCTCGCGGTCGAGGAGCCACTGGAGATCCGGATCGGCGGGACCTCGCTGTCGGTCACCATGCGGACGCCGGGCCACGACTTCGACCTCGTCCACGGGTTCCTCCTCACCGAATCCCTCGTCGACTCGCGGGAGGACGTGGCCGAGCTGCAGTACTGCGGCGGCGACGCGGGCGACGGCAACACGTACAACGTCCTCGACGTCGTGTTCGCAGCGGGTGTTCGGCCGGTGATCGACCGCCACCGCAATTTCCTCACCACCTCGGCGTGCGGGGTCTGCGGCAAGGCCGCCCTCGACGACGTGTTCACCCGTACCCGGCACTCCCCCGCCGACGACCCGGTCGAGGTCACCACCGAGGCTCTCGCCGCGATGCCGACGACGCTGCGCGCAGCACAGCGCGCCTTCGACGCGACCGGAGGGCTCCACGCTGCCGGCCTGTTCCGCCCCGACGGAACGATGCTGGCGGTACGGGAGGACGTCGGCCGGCACAACGCCGTCGACAAGGTCCTCGGCTGGGCGGTCCGGGAGGGGCGGACGCCCCTGCGGGAGACGGTGTTGATCGTGAGTGGGCGGGCGTCCTTCGAACTGGTGCAGAAGTCGGTCATGGCGGGTGTACCGGTCCTCGGGGCGGTGTCGGCGCCCTCGTCCCTGGCCGTGGATCTCGCCGAACGCTCGGGGACGACGCTCGTCGGGTTCCTCAGGGGCCATTCGATGAACATCTACGCCGGTGAGAAACGAGTGACGGCACCCTGA
- the folC gene encoding bifunctional tetrahydrofolate synthase/dihydrofolate synthase gives MTGDDRGAEIDPVDLAELTLVEAELDRRWPETKIEPSLTRIAALMDLLGSPQRAYPAIHVTGTNGKTSVVRMIDSLLRALHRRTGRTTSPHLQLATERIGVDGAPLSPRTYVDTYREIEPYVLMVDQQSEAAGGPRMSKFEVLTAMAYAAFAEAPVDVAVVEVGLGGRWDATNVIDGQVAVITRIGLDHADYLGDDIAEIAAEKAGIIKKGPEDDLVPRDTVAVLAEQTPEVMEVLLRRAVETDSAVAREGSEFRILARQIAVGGQQLELQGLGGVYTDVFLPLHGEHQAHNAVLALAAVEAFFGAGPERQLDQDAIREGFATVDSPGRLERVRSAPTVFLDAAHNPDGARALAAALAEEFDFRKLVGVVAVMGDKDVDGILEALEPVIDELVVTHNGSPRSMDVEDLANRAVARFGDERVVVAPTLADAVETAIGLAEEVAEPGEAVSGAGVVITGSVVTAGAARTLFGKDPS, from the coding sequence GTGACCGGCGACGACCGCGGTGCCGAGATCGACCCCGTCGACCTCGCCGAACTGACCCTGGTCGAGGCGGAACTCGACCGCCGGTGGCCGGAGACCAAGATCGAGCCGTCGCTCACCCGGATCGCGGCGCTGATGGACCTCCTCGGTTCGCCGCAGCGGGCTTACCCGGCGATCCATGTCACCGGAACCAACGGCAAGACGTCCGTGGTGCGGATGATCGATTCGCTCCTGCGTGCGCTGCACCGTCGGACCGGGCGTACGACGAGCCCGCACCTGCAACTGGCCACCGAACGCATCGGTGTCGACGGGGCGCCGCTCTCGCCGCGTACCTACGTCGACACCTATCGCGAGATCGAACCCTACGTCCTGATGGTGGACCAGCAGTCCGAGGCCGCGGGCGGCCCCCGGATGAGCAAGTTCGAAGTCCTCACCGCCATGGCGTACGCGGCGTTCGCCGAGGCGCCCGTCGACGTCGCGGTCGTCGAAGTGGGGCTGGGCGGCCGATGGGACGCGACCAACGTCATCGACGGCCAGGTCGCGGTGATCACCCGGATCGGGCTCGACCACGCCGACTACCTGGGCGACGACATCGCCGAGATCGCCGCCGAGAAGGCTGGAATCATCAAGAAGGGGCCGGAGGACGACCTCGTTCCGCGGGACACCGTGGCGGTCCTGGCCGAGCAGACTCCCGAGGTGATGGAGGTCCTCCTGCGCCGGGCCGTCGAGACCGATTCGGCAGTGGCCCGCGAGGGGTCCGAGTTCCGGATACTGGCCCGGCAGATCGCGGTCGGCGGCCAGCAGCTCGAGTTGCAGGGGCTCGGCGGCGTCTACACGGACGTGTTCCTCCCGCTGCACGGCGAGCATCAGGCGCACAACGCAGTGCTCGCGCTCGCGGCGGTCGAGGCGTTCTTCGGCGCCGGCCCCGAGCGGCAACTCGATCAGGACGCGATCCGGGAAGGCTTCGCCACGGTGGACAGCCCGGGCCGGCTCGAGCGGGTCCGGTCGGCACCCACGGTCTTCCTCGATGCGGCACACAATCCGGACGGCGCCCGCGCGCTCGCCGCCGCGCTCGCCGAGGAATTCGACTTCCGCAAACTGGTCGGCGTCGTCGCGGTGATGGGGGACAAGGACGTCGACGGCATCCTCGAGGCGCTCGAGCCGGTGATCGACGAACTCGTCGTCACCCACAACGGGTCGCCCCGGTCGATGGACGTCGAGGACCTCGCGAACCGGGCGGTGGCGCGATTCGGTGACGAGCGTGTCGTCGTCGCCCCGACCCTGGCGGATGCGGTGGAAACCGCGATCGGTCTGGCGGAGGAGGTGGCCGAGCCGGGCGAGGCGGTATCGGGCGCAGGCGTGGTGATCACCGGGTCGGTGGTCACCGCCGGGGCCGCCCGGACACTATTCGGAAAGGACCCGTCGTGA
- the ndk gene encoding nucleoside-diphosphate kinase: protein MTERTLVLIKPDAVSRGYVGEILSRIERKGLSIAALDLRTAPEAVAASHYAEHEGRPFYPSLLEFITSGPLVAAVIEGPRAIAAFRQLAGGTDPVEKAVPGTIRGDFGLETQANLVHGSDSVESAEREIALWFPALAGR from the coding sequence GTGACTGAGCGCACCCTGGTACTCATCAAGCCCGACGCAGTCTCCCGCGGATACGTGGGAGAGATCCTGAGCCGAATCGAGCGGAAGGGCTTGTCGATCGCGGCACTGGACCTCCGCACCGCACCCGAGGCCGTGGCGGCGAGCCACTACGCCGAGCACGAGGGCCGCCCGTTCTACCCGAGCCTGCTCGAGTTCATCACCTCCGGCCCGCTGGTGGCCGCGGTGATCGAGGGCCCCCGCGCGATCGCCGCCTTCCGGCAGCTCGCCGGCGGCACCGACCCGGTGGAGAAGGCAGTCCCCGGCACCATCCGCGGCGACTTCGGGCTCGAAACGCAGGCGAACCTGGTGCACGGCTCCGACTCGGTGGAATCCGCCGAACGGGAGATCGCTCTCTGGTTCCCCGCACTCGCCGGCCGGTAG
- a CDS encoding DUF4233 domain-containing protein gives MPAAPDPWKGFRGVCAGTLVLEAIVILLALPIVANLGGGVTWLSGGLIIGSAIAMVLGAGVQGRSWAMKFNITIQVILLFGAFVDLSIGAVGVIFGVVWAYLLYLRRDLRIRMEKGLLPSQQPRTLG, from the coding sequence ATTCCCGCGGCGCCGGATCCCTGGAAGGGGTTCCGCGGCGTCTGTGCGGGCACCCTGGTCCTCGAGGCCATCGTCATCCTGCTGGCGTTGCCGATCGTCGCGAACCTCGGCGGCGGCGTCACCTGGCTCTCCGGCGGTCTGATCATCGGTTCGGCGATCGCGATGGTGCTCGGCGCGGGAGTGCAGGGACGCTCCTGGGCGATGAAGTTCAACATCACCATCCAGGTGATCCTCCTGTTCGGAGCGTTCGTCGACCTCTCCATCGGTGCCGTCGGCGTCATCTTCGGAGTGGTCTGGGCATATCTGCTCTACCTGCGCAGAGACCTGCGCATCCGGATGGAGAAGGGGCTGTTGCCGAGCCAGCAGCCACGCACGTTAGGCTGA